tgaagggaagaaagcataaatatgggtttaacaacaataaacgagAGAAcatagagaagaaaagggtggtggatgatgaaactggcgacaaacatgagctgtatgaagtcctaaggataccATCTAAAAGAAAATACCGATGCGtcaatcagagaaaaatgtagttgtcacttacttgctttgatgacctctgtctctgcacaaaattacattagacgatgttaatcaattctccttcatcatgatcatttcgattagcatgaacatcgtcagcttcttcttctccgacaacgttaggagtgatttgagcggtcaaaggactaacataggtgtccatgtatgaatcatcatcttctacattaacaccaattattttgccctgcagaaccacgcaccacctttcatcacaagggtcttgcacgtaaaatacttgtctagcttgttctgccatgatgaaagggtcattgtggtaaccaagtttctttaggtctaccaacgtaaatcctatatcatcagtgcgcacaccggtgttgctgtcaacccatttacatttgaaaacacatacgtaaatttcacatagttaagctcccaaatttcatcaatgaacccaaagtaagggatggaagctgcacagggattggcgtcattgacacttgcaaagtgttgagattcagcccttagggtgaccccgctgttctgcattgtacttttgtcatcttgtgcttttgtgtaaaatgaatacctgtttatgtcgtatacttgccaggttataacatttcttttaggcccatctgctagctttcttattgtttctgaagcattctcatatgcaaagattgtatctttaaaccaatcacagaaagtcttgttatgctttttcaacacccaattctttgacattttgggattattctgtttgactaaagcttcatgcttaactatgtatgacaaaacttcattactattgttcaagacatacaagtgagcttgtaacaaatcttctacacttggagtgatcacatgcagtcctcttaaacccttaccacccactatgtcatcatgccgagactcaggaagcccaacaggtttagccttctctaagtattctgaacaaaattcaatggcttcttctgcaatgtacctctcaacaatagatgcttctggacgatatagattctttgtatacccttttaagatcttcatgtatcgctcaactgggtacatccaccgtagataaacaggaccacaacatttgatttctctgaccagatgcacaatcaagtgaatcatgatgtcaaagaaagcaggggggaaatacatctccaactggcacagtataatagcggcctcattttccaactcatcaaacatgactggatcaatgactttgctacatatagcatggaagaaaaagcacaggcgagttatcgcTAACCtaactttgtttggcaagatgtctcgtatagccacggctaacaattgttgcatgagcacgtgacaatcgtgagactttaaccctacaagcttaagctccttcaactgcacaaggctcttaatatttgaagagtatccttgtggaaccttcacccaaTGAAGACACTggcaaaaacttatcttctccttcttggacaaagtatggcaggctgggggcaagtaaattttcttcccatcagaccttggatgcaactatgatcgtatacccatatcagctagatcttgacgggtattcaagtcatccttcatcttgccttgaatgttaaggagcgtcccaatcacactgtcacaaacatttttctccacatgcataacatcaatacaatgtctaacatcaagatcacaccagtacagaagatcaaagaaaatggacctcttcttccatatgtaACTCtaacttttatccttcttttgggtcttcccaaatacagtattcaggtgttgaacccgctgatatacctgctcaccagtcaacggtatcggcgcaatatcatgctcttgacttccattaaaagcttttctcagtcgtctgtaaggatgattgggtgttagaaagcggcgatgcctactgtagatagtttttctcccatgtttaagttgtatgtaacttgtattttcttcacagataatgcatgcatgatgacccttaacactgtaaccgccgagattcccatatgctggaaagtcattaatggtacaaaaaagcattgcacgcatttcaaaggTCTCCTTGCAAAatgcatcaaacactacaaccccctcgtcccacaactttctcagatcttcaaccaacggacttagataaacatcaatgtcatttcctggctgtcttgggcccaatatcatcatagacaacatcatgtattttcgcttcatgcacaaccaaggaggcaaattgtaaattactagcagaactggccatgaactgtgttgagtgcttaaggtgccatatggattcattccatcactggctattccaagtctaagatttcttggctctttcccgaaatccggatacaaaccatcaatcttcttccactgcgagcaatcagccggatgacggaccattccatcagaaatccttccatttgaaTGCCATGTAAGGTTTTTTGCGTCATCCTCATTAGAAAAAAGACgtttaaaccttggaatgattggaagataccacaaaaccttcgctggggggcccTTGTTCGAGTTTTCATCATAACtgctttcttcttcatccttcactttgtaccgtgaagtcccacagatagggcatttggacatttcttggaattcatgcctgtacagtatgcaatcattggggcaagcatgaatcttgtgatactccatacccatcggacacaatatctttttcgccttatagtaacttttaggcaacgtgttgtcctctggaagaagattgtgcactacctcaagcagtaaggtgaaacttttgtcactccacctaTACCTGGCCTttacattaaccagacttaacacagcagacaacagggttaaggaattcttgcaccctgcatacaaaggcttcttagaatcactctgcaatccttcatacacaggggcgtgtgcttgctggaaagactcttgtccaaggtcacgaatcatgtcctctaaccgatctcccatttctacatcaaacggttcagattgggacccactctgcatgtctgtgacttcaccatgccatagccacgtcgtgtaattcttcttaatcccatcacacaatagatggtcccgtatgtcatcgagtaattgtcgtcttccattcaaacagttgatgcaaggataataatattttccttcttcattcagtcgacctctttctgaagcaaattgcaagaactatTCGACGCCATCCTTATATTCTAGGCTCATGCGACTTTTattcatccaacttcaatccatctaagcaattccatgcatgaaaatctcactttttatttataggtgtggccctatcccatttaggaaaattgtcttttatgttagcttcaaacgtcagggttaccattatttacaaaaatttgactaaatttcggcagcatttcgcattggtctccaagtacacgacatgacatcggtcaaatgaatttcccgataatcaagtatgcactcagagaacaatatgaaatttattaaaccgaaatttaatcaaatcaatgaaaataataataaccttcatgaatgaatctaacataaaaataccagcctccccaaactgtccaaacggacaattcaagactaaatacaatgactaatgcaaactatccacaagagtcattgcattcagtctcaaacgggaatctaaggttcactcaacatgaacaacaattgtttatatagcaaattacactgatcacatacaagaacatacaaaaggttaaattcaattacagacaaatatagaCATCAGTAGTTGATtatgaaactaatttaaaatgCTGGGTTTGAAGGGTGCTTATGTTTTGTTATTGTAGTtgggtatatgtgtgtgtgtgggtgtgtctGTGGTTCCTTCAGGTTTGACACTGCATAAACTCTTGTGTCAAGGTTCCTTTaggtttcttcttttttttaggacgagggtgagagccccgtcgagtctaatgaaataaaagtcCAAACTTGGAGTAGCCAACACTACAGGAACGAACCTgtggttgttgttgctgctccACGGTTGCAAAAGTATTCTAGTTTTCATGACCAGAGTGGAGAGCAGCCTCTGATTTTGCCCATTCGAAGCTTGAAATCTCGCTTATCCAAAGAAGATATTGATGTTCAATCTCTGAACATGTTAATGAGTTCTAAAAGGTTTTCAAGCAATTCAAATAGAAATGCAGAAGTTGAAGTTGATGTTGTTGATACAGATGTTCAATCTCTAAATAGCTCAACAATTTCTCAAGGATTTTCAAGCAATTCCAATAGAAAAGCTGAAGTTATAATGTTGTCTTCAAACACTTATGTTGTAATGTTGTCTTCAAACGCAGAGGATTCGGTGAGGAAGAAGGGCTTCTACAAGTCTTGTGCTCCACCACCTCCACCACCGCCACCAAAAATGTTTCAGAAATTAGTGTTCATGAAGCCAAGGTTCGATGGTTCATCCAACGAAGCACCTTCCTTCAATAAGGAGTTGAAGAGAAGCTTCACAAGTGAGAGAACCACACCAGTGGGAAAGAAAAgtcatgaagaaaataaatccaAGCAAGGCACATTGTTTAGAAATAACAAGTTCATGGGGCATGCAAGCGTGCCTCTTGTGTCACAGCCAGCTGAGAAAGAAAGCCTTCTTGTGGAATCTAACGATGATGACGACGACAATGACACAGAAACCGAGGACCAAGACGTTGAAGGAGGAAGAACCGTTGCTCAGAACAATGACAGGGGAAAGGGCCCACCTGTTATTGGTGGAGAAAGTTCAAAAATAGATGGTCATGAAGGACCAGATGTGGATAAGAAGGCTGATGAGTTCATTGCTAAGAGAATTGAGTCAATCAAGAGGAGTAGAAGGAGTGCAAGAAACTCTTCAAGGTAATAATATTGAAGATGGATACATATCATATCCTTCTATTTACTACATTAGTTAAATGGAATGTAATTAAATTGACGTGGATGTTTCTTTCCACAGCTTAAGGTTGTAATTGGATTGTTGTCCCCTTCCCCTCCCCATAAATATCTATGGTATAGACAGATTTACTGATTTTACCTGTGCTTTGCTAtaacttcaaaaaaaatttgtgtATTTTCAACTTTctgctgtgtgtgtgtgtgtgtgtgtcgcagtctgggtgtgtgtgtgtgtctgtggttatgtatgtgtatgtgtgtgtggctgtgtgtgtgtgtgtcgcagtctgtgtgtgtgtgtggttgtggttatgtatgtgtatgtgtgtatcgccgtgtgtgtgtgtgtgtgtgtcgctgtgtgtgtgtgtgtggttatgtatgtgtatgtgtgtgtggctgtgtgtgtgtgtgtgtggttatgtatgtgtatgtgtgtgtgtgtgtatgggtctgtgggtgtgtgtgtgtgtgtgtgtgtgtctgtggttgtgtgtgtgtatgtgggtgtgtgtgtgtgtgaacagCACAACCTGCATTTCAAAGATACCTTTAGGGGAGGACTATTCACAGATACTCATTAGATGTTAGATAAGTTAGTCAAACAAATACAACAATTTATCTACCAAACAATGGTATTGGGCTTGCAAAttcattatttgttatttactttccaaatttttaaataaatactacTTTCATGGCATTGCAATTTATGCTGTACAGGACTAACAACTGGTCATCCTATATCAAACAGTTCTAAAAGtataccagtaatgcatacaaACAATTTAACAGTAGTTTtcgaataaaacatataaatacctGAGTTCGAGGCTTCAGCACAATTCACTTTCCAGCAATGACCGCAAGAccagttttaattaatttcgaaACAACAATGACCTCTGCCTTCTGAACAATGACTATCACCACAGGATAATTTCAAAGTCAATAGAAGAACAATAAAtcttatcataataataataggaaGAATTTTATAGCTTTATATCAACTTAAGTGAACTCAAAAACATCAATGACTGTTCACCAATCAGACCAGCTTTGGACCAGAATCCTATTTTCTAAGTACAAGGGATGGGcctaataaaatatgaaatgcaATTAGTAGCTAACAAGACAAGGTGATTTAATAGCAAGCTGAACCTAAGGACCTTaagagtatttattttatttaactttatttgtgATTAGATATAAAAGTTTAGTCttaaaatatgaatcatttaGTACTCACtgcataaaaaattagatttcatCAATGCTCCCTCATCACCCAAATCCAAAAATTACTTCAACATCGTTcacaacaatataattttttcaccaAAAGAAAGCAATATAATTCTTTCTTGTCCATATCATGCCACTTCACCCCAACTACAACCAAATTAACAAGGCAAATGCTTCCATCTTTCTTTCACTGAATAGAGATTACAGTTTTATATTCTACCCATTGATTAAAAAGGCCACTTAAATGAATTACCCTTTGAGAGCCCTTGAGTAACTTAATGTCTGTTCAATTAAATTAACAGAAGCATATGATCAACCCGCACTCCCCACTTATGAAGCTAACAGACCTCAATGAAAAATCCCCCATCACAGACTGCCATGCAGACGCGGGTCAGTGGTTTAACACCCATGGGGAAATTTCGGGCAATACAGAAAAAGGAATAGAAGGGGAGCACGAAAAAGCATTGCCTCTTGAGGTATCTATGCCTCACAATAGCATTTTGAATATCACGAATCCCAACATGGTCTATGCTGCCTCTGGTCAACACGACTTAAAAGTGGCATATGAGGAAATGGGCCAACAGACATGTGGCCCAACTCTTTCTGCCACAAAGGTTTATGTGAGAAGAAAGGAGGTGTTGAGGAGTAATAGCAAGGCCCAGCAGTTTGAGAAATCAATTGTGGACTTCAACCCAGCCTCTAAAACTGACCCTCTGCCTTCATTACACGAGGACTCTATAGAGCTGCAATGTGCCCTTTTGAAGGAAATGGGCTTGACTTATGGGGAAGATGATAACAAGGTTAAGGGGCTATTGCTGGATATGGAGAATAAGGATAATCTGATGGCAGCAGAGAAGGGAATTAAAATTCAACAATTATGATCATTCTCTCCTATAACTCTAGAGGTCTGGGGAGGGGAATCAAGTGGGCTGCTGTTTGAAGGCTCATTGTAAAGCACAAAGTGGACCTTGTTTGTctccaagaaaccaaaagggagaaatttaataaaagtatttGCCAGGCCATTTGGGGGGACTCGACTGCCCATTGGGATTATGTTCCTTCTGTGCAGGCTGCTGGTGGCCTATTATGTTTGTGGAATAACTCCATTTTTGAGGTGGATAGGAGGGAGAAAGGTAGAAGTTTTTTAATGCTTGAAGGGACATGTATTAGTAATAATCAGAGGATGATGATTGTCAATATCTATGCTCCCTATGATCTGGTTGGGAAGAAAGCTTTATGGGATGATTTGGCAGGATTTGCCTTTGtatctattttctattttcagtacATCTAGTACTAaactattattaatataattaatttttgctgtgcaaaaaaaaaaaaaaacagaccaACTTTGGAATAGGATTCTGGTTTCTAAATACAATGGTTGGAGAGGTTTGGGTCAGGGGCCTAGAAAGCTATACTTCTCTACTTGGTGGGCTGACTTAAGGGTCATCATAATGGAAAGGAAAAACATGCATTCCTGAGTCTAAATTAGCTCTGTCTGGTACTTTATCTattctaatataaattatttttgctttccaaaaaacaaaacatgcatTCCAAGCATCATCATAGCTCAAAACATGCATTCCAATCATATTGCCTAGTCTCAGCTTACTCAAATATCAATCATATTAGTTAGTCTAACTAGGGTTTCGAAACATCACAACAGAGACAgaccattgaacaatggattttcatcattaacatacaacagagacataccttcgatggCTTCCCTGGGAGTCTTAAAGAAAAGCACAATGGACTTCCAAAATTGAGTCCCACCCTTTCCGGGACTCGATTTTTTCCTAGTTTTCTTCGACCTGCGAAAGTAAGCAAATGTTCAAACGaggaacgcctaatgttaaaaccaaAGGACGTACCTCAAAAGATAAGTGCCAGACACGAACTCCACAAACACGAACTCGACAATGTGATTGCAGTCACGAAAGCGCAACCCAGTTTGCGACAAACACCAactcaggcagaaggagaaacaacAAGAACGCCCTGGGAGTACCCTTTTCG
This genomic interval from Glycine max cultivar Williams 82 chromosome 5, Glycine_max_v4.0, whole genome shotgun sequence contains the following:
- the LOC102667348 gene encoding uncharacterized protein, with amino-acid sequence MLMSSKRFSSNSNRNAEVEVDVVDTDVQSLNSSTISQGFSSNSNRKAEVIMLSSNTYVVMLSSNAEDSVRKKGFYKSCAPPPPPPPPKMFQKLVFMKPRFDGSSNEAPSFNKELKRSFTSERTTPVGKKSHEENKSKQGTLFRNNKFMGHASVPLVSQPAEKESLLVESNDDDDDNDTETEDQDVEGGRTVAQNNDRGKGPPVIGGESSKIDGHEGPDVDKKADEFIAKRIESIKRSRRSARNSSR